In the genome of Shewanella glacialimarina, one region contains:
- a CDS encoding DNA polymerase III subunit psi, whose amino-acid sequence MDKSAFLDAMNITRWRSADKPGKPFLVLHDVDADLSEQQFIENVLAQLDITPDQCDFDCEVIKGPQVVWDMRKVKRRPRVAWLVSAPLEDVLQSGTEKRQLWQQICSVVDKQQS is encoded by the coding sequence ATGGACAAATCGGCTTTTCTAGATGCAATGAACATCACCCGTTGGCGTAGCGCTGACAAACCGGGTAAACCTTTCCTGGTATTACATGATGTGGATGCAGATTTATCTGAACAACAGTTTATTGAAAATGTGCTGGCCCAATTAGATATAACCCCAGACCAATGCGATTTTGATTGCGAAGTGATCAAAGGTCCGCAGGTTGTTTGGGATATGCGTAAAGTAAAAAGACGTCCACGGGTAGCATGGTTAGTCAGTGCACCACTGGAAGATGTGCTTCAAAGTGGGACTGAAAAGCGCCAGCTATGGCAGCAAATTTGTTCTGTGGTAGATAAACAACAAAGCTAA
- a CDS encoding TorF family putative porin — MNKIHQLTQSVLLGSLLFSAVPFAFAADDADVFGGKISGNMTFASDYVFRGESETMDGDVPVVQGTLGWANDDGWYTGVFASNIKFADPNLEIVTAPYIGKAGEFGDSGITYDVMVFSYLYPGASYSNYTELWIKVGKQFGRANVQLEVTPTVDDWFGVEGWQGVNYAVHPSYQFDSGWKVSGSVGYQDLDGEGAEGWGHWNLGVSKVYAGINFDVRYHGSTVDSDHKVYGTQTEIFDDRLVVGINKSF; from the coding sequence ATGAACAAAATACATCAACTGACTCAATCGGTTTTACTTGGCAGCTTGCTATTTTCAGCCGTGCCATTTGCATTTGCTGCAGATGATGCTGACGTGTTTGGCGGTAAAATTAGCGGCAACATGACTTTCGCATCTGATTATGTTTTTCGCGGTGAATCTGAAACGATGGACGGCGACGTTCCAGTGGTACAAGGCACGTTAGGTTGGGCTAACGATGATGGTTGGTACACTGGCGTTTTTGCTTCAAATATTAAGTTTGCTGATCCTAATTTAGAAATCGTTACCGCGCCATACATTGGTAAAGCTGGCGAGTTTGGTGATAGTGGCATTACCTATGACGTGATGGTCTTTTCTTACCTTTATCCGGGTGCGTCTTATTCAAACTACACCGAATTATGGATTAAAGTGGGTAAACAGTTTGGCCGTGCAAACGTACAACTAGAAGTGACCCCAACGGTTGATGACTGGTTTGGTGTAGAAGGCTGGCAAGGGGTGAACTACGCAGTACACCCAAGTTATCAATTCGACAGTGGCTGGAAAGTGTCTGGCAGCGTGGGTTATCAGGATTTAGATGGCGAGGGAGCAGAAGGTTGGGGACACTGGAATCTTGGTGTCAGTAAAGTCTATGCAGGGATTAATTTCGATGTGCGTTACCATGGCAGCACAGTTGACTCTGATCATAAAGTGTATGGTACCCAAACCGAAATTTTTGATGATCGCCTTGTTGTCGGTATTAACAAAAGTTTCTAG
- the torR gene encoding two-component system response regulator TorR, which translates to MAHTFVSHTVLVVDDEAVIRARLKGYFEREGYRVLEAGDGEQMWQQFANNHIDLVMLDVNLPGVDGLSLARDLRSRSDVGIILVTGRYETIDKIVGLEMGADDYVTKPFELRELLVRVKNLLWRISLVKKAQQEVVEQFEKCDDLIVFDRYVLELNSRKLSRGDEVIKLTKAEFELLTAFALHPQQVLSRERLMQQTSHRNEDVNDRTIDVIIRRLRNKLQADLFVTVHGEGYLFATKVED; encoded by the coding sequence ATGGCGCATACATTTGTATCACACACAGTGCTGGTGGTTGATGATGAGGCGGTAATACGTGCTCGCTTAAAAGGATATTTTGAGCGTGAAGGTTATCGGGTACTCGAAGCTGGCGACGGCGAGCAGATGTGGCAACAGTTTGCCAATAATCATATCGATTTAGTCATGTTAGATGTCAACTTGCCCGGTGTTGATGGTTTAAGTTTAGCCCGTGATTTACGCAGCCGTTCTGATGTCGGCATTATTTTGGTTACTGGGCGCTATGAAACTATCGACAAAATTGTTGGCCTTGAAATGGGCGCCGATGATTATGTGACTAAACCTTTTGAACTTAGAGAGCTGTTGGTTAGGGTTAAAAATTTGCTTTGGCGGATTTCGTTAGTTAAAAAAGCCCAGCAGGAAGTGGTCGAGCAATTTGAAAAGTGTGACGATTTAATTGTGTTCGACCGGTACGTTTTAGAATTAAATAGTCGTAAGTTATCCCGCGGTGATGAAGTGATTAAACTCACCAAAGCGGAATTTGAATTACTGACGGCTTTTGCTTTACACCCACAGCAGGTTTTATCTCGCGAACGTTTGATGCAGCAAACAAGTCATCGAAATGAAGATGTCAATGACAGAACCATAGACGTGATTATCCGCCGTCTACGCAATAAGCTTCAGGCAGATTTATTTGTTACCGTACACGGTGAAGGTTACTTATTTGCCACTAAGGTTGAAGACTAG